AGGTTAATTAAACAAGCTACATTCAACGATCCAACAGCATCTATTGAGGATATTGAATATCATCCTGATAGGCACCTAGATAAACAGTTGATATTAGAACTAGCTACATGTAACTATATACGTGAAGGCCATAATATTATTCTAATGGGGGCCTCAGGGAACGGTAAAACATGGATTTCAAATGCATTTGGTGTACAAGCCTGCCGTCAGCTCTTTAAAGTTAAGTACATTCGTTTACCAGAGCTAATCGATGAGTTGACAGCAGCTAAATATGCTGCGGATGGAAGTTATCGTAAGATTGTATCTAAGTACAAGAAGATAGAGTTGCTAATTCTTGATGAATGGTTAATTACTCCATTATCCCAAGAAGAAGCAATTCATGTTTTTGAAATTATTGAAGCCAGGTTAAAAAATTCCTCAACAATATTTTGTTCTCAATATGCCCCAGAAGGCTGGCATTCAAAGATTGAGAATGTCCAAATAGCTGATGCAATACTTGACCGTATAGTACATGATTCTTATCAGATACTGATAGATGGAGAGGTTTCTATGCGGGAGCGTCATGGTATTCACTATCAAAGGTCCAATCAACCTTAAGGATTTCAATTTAAGAAGATAAATTAAGAAAGCCTCATAATTGGGGCTTTCTAAACTTTTGGTCTCCTGTAGGCACCGAGTGGTCTATTTAGTGGCACTTAATGGTCTAAAAGTGTGCACTAGTGGTCTATTTCAACGGCAATACTCAATTTTATAATTATCCAATCTCAACCATTTAAAATACTGTATTCTAAGCTAGACACATTTTTGGCTCCTTTATAAAAATAATATATTTTTTAGGCACGTACTAAAAAAAGAAAACTACCCTCAACTCTTTAGAAATTCAAGGAATGAGGGTAGGAACATCTTTGGCACTTTAGGATTAATTTAATTGTTATTAATAATCGATTATTTTTTCAATTTTATCGTCAACTCTTTGCCATATATTTCTATAACCACTTTTGTAATATATAAATTCATATATTCTCCTTCTATGGCCATTGAATGCTTCCACATAAATATTTCCTTCTTGATCCATTACACGTAACCTTGCTATGTATCCTTCTGGCAACTCAAATTCTATCCCATTGCACATAAATTCCCCTTCACTTGTAACATACGAATTAGTTAGATTATATTCAGTAATTATTGCTAGTTCATCTAAAATCCCCAAATTAATTAATTTTTTTATATTAACTTGATGTCTTTCGGGAACTAGATGATATGCTTTATGAACTAGAACTAAAGCTAGATAATATATGTATAGTTCTTCAGTTAATACCTTTTCAGCTACATCTGCTTTATATGTCTCTGAGCTGTTTCTAGGAATTAATTTAAAAATCATTTTATTAAGAGAGTTTCTTTGTTCTTTAGGTTGGAAATAGATTATATTCGACATGGTATCAACCCTTTAAATATGATTTTGAATATAGTTAAAGTCATCTAATTGTTTTTTAAGATTTTTCTCTTTTTGTTCTTGTTCTATGAACTTTCTAAACGCATTATTTGCATCTTTATATTTTTTATAGGTTGCCTCATATTTTCCTTCTACATAAACACTGTAGTGTGAAAATCTACCTTGTAAATCATATTTTGGTTCCAGCACTATCTTTCTTCCATTTACAATTTTAACTTTTTCTATTCGTCGTTTGGATTTATTTAATTTTAGTTCATTTGGATCTATTCCACTTCCTCCGCATCTAAAGCATACCCCACCTGCCACATGGCTATATTGTGCTAACACACCTGAGCCCCCACATCGTAAACATGGCATATTAACACCTCACTTGTATTTTATAAAAAATTATATATTGGTTTACATAATATATTAATATACTTTCTAAGCAAAAACAAGTGTAATGTTAAAATGTTCTGAAATTATACTGTGCTAAAGAACAATATTACTGTGAATGATTTATCTGGGAATAAATTATTATCATTACTTAATACTTGCCATCATGTAGACTAATTAATTTTGGCTCTTTGTCAATATTTGGGGTGGGATTTTCTTAAATCCCGCTCCATTACTATTTTTACCCTTATTTTTGTGTTATGATTGAGATGGATAGAATTACATGTATTTTGGGCACACTTAAATAAACCTAGCTAAAATGTAGGCTTCTTACAGGTATTCACTTTTAGAAGTTTAGCTTGTACAGTGAAGTATTCTATTACGAAATCTATAAAAGTTTTTAAGTCCAAAGGATATTCGTTTTAATACTTTGATTTTATTGTTGAAACCTTCAGTTGGACCATTAGTATAACCATATTTAAAGGCATTTTTAATTTCCTTATGCCATCTTCTATATGTAGCTGCACATTTTTCAAACTCTGGTATTCCAGAGCTTTCTGCATTTTGAATCCACTTAGCTAATTCCCTACATTGGTAGGAATATTTATCGCTTTGACAGATTTCATAAAACCATTCTTTAAGTTTATGGGCAATACGTAGGTCATCATTATATAAAAGCATTAAATCAACGGCTTCTTTATTCTCATCCTTAAGCTTATGATATCGCGTTAAAATCAGTTTTCTACTCCGTTTATAGTATTTTCTAAGAGTAGCAGTCATAGATTTTTGTATGCGTTTCCTGACATTTTCAATAGCCCAAGTTACATGCCTAATAAAGTGGTATTTATCGATAACAATTATAGCATTAGGGAAAAATACTTTAGCTAAATCAACGTAAGGCTGCCACATGTCGCATACAAAGAACTTCACCTTATTCCTTTCCTTACGAGAAAATTGCCTAAAGTAGCCTACAAGATCACTTTGACACCTGTCAGGAATAATATCTAAAACCTTATTGTTTTCCCCATCAACAAGAATACACTGATACTTTCCAGTCTCTGCATTCCCCTTAAACTCATCAATACATAGAACCTTAGGCAGTGTAGGAGTACCATAGTTGACATGATTAAAGATACGAATAACAGTAGAAACAGAGACGTTGGCCACTTTAGCTACAGAAGTTAGACTAGTTAGCTTGGTAAGCTCTTGGCAAATAAAAAATGCTAAACGGTTAGTCATGCGATGATAACGAGGTAGAAAGTCATAAGACTCATAAAACCTTTTTCCACAAGAGCAAGCATACCTTCTTTTTCGAAGTACAAGATATGTGTGCTTAAATTGAAAAGGTAAATCCTTAATTGTCTGTTCTCTGTAGTCATGAATTTTTTTAGTTTAGCACCACAAGCAGGGCAAGTATGCTCTTTTGGATCAGTTGTAATGTAGATTTTAACGAAAGAATCCTCATGCGATATTTTAGTTACTTTAACCCCTTTTAAATCTAATAATTGTGTGATAAAATTAGATTGCACTTGTGAATAAACCTCCTTTGTATGTTTTTTTTAGCCAATTAACATTTTAGCAGGTTTATTTCACGAGTGCATTTTATTTTTAGAAAAAATAAATGTTAGGGTAAATTATTTTCCACCCCAACATTTATTATAGAACCTTAATTTTATTAAATCTAATAGTTACAAATTTGTGTAGATACTCATTCCTATAATAGTTTAATGACTGTTATATCTTAATTTTCCCCGAAGTAGATTCAAGAAATCTATATTAGTACCAATCTTTTTCCTCCAAGCTCACAATAAAAGTTTTGCTTTTATCTGCAAAAATAACTCCTCATTGACATCTATACATATGATCTTTGATAATCGTTGCCACTTACACTAACTATGATCTTTTACTTTTCAATAAAGATTATTAATTGAGGAAATTGCATAATTAACTTTTTTAATCAAGGTTAAAAAAGAGTATAAAGAATTAGCCCATTAATAAATGGGATTTTGAAATTATTATTAATATTTTCGACAGTAAAATCCTCAATTCTTAGTATATTTATATAG
This portion of the Keratinibaculum paraultunense genome encodes:
- the istB gene encoding IS21-like element helper ATPase IstB, which codes for MRNKETLRKLAEMHLSGMVELYEEQTRNSDYQDMTFDQRFNLLVDYEYSRRQSNKLNRLIKQATFNDPTASIEDIEYHPDRHLDKQLILELATCNYIREGHNIILMGASGNGKTWISNAFGVQACRQLFKVKYIRLPELIDELTAAKYAADGSYRKIVSKYKKIELLILDEWLITPLSQEEAIHVFEIIEARLKNSSTIFCSQYAPEGWHSKIENVQIADAILDRIVHDSYQILIDGEVSMRERHGIHYQRSNQP
- a CDS encoding ISL3 family transposase; this encodes MHDYREQTIKDLPFQFKHTYLVLRKRRYACSCGKRFYESYDFLPRYHRMTNRLAFFICQELTKLTSLTSVAKVANVSVSTVIRIFNHVNYGTPTLPKVLCIDEFKGNAETGKYQCILVDGENNKVLDIIPDRCQSDLVGYFRQFSRKERNKVKFFVCDMWQPYVDLAKVFFPNAIIVIDKYHFIRHVTWAIENVRKRIQKSMTATLRKYYKRSRKLILTRYHKLKDENKEAVDLMLLYNDDLRIAHKLKEWFYEICQSDKYSYQCRELAKWIQNAESSGIPEFEKCAATYRRWHKEIKNAFKYGYTNGPTEGFNNKIKVLKRISFGLKNFYRFRNRILHCTS